The Microcystis panniformis FACHB-1757 region CAACAAACTTTTTCAGCAAACCCTAATTATAATTGCTATTGTTTGACTTTTTATTGCTAATCAAAGTGTCGGTGTTTTTGACCCATTTTTTGACTCATGATAGTTTAACTACTGCTTTCGTCGGTCAATGAAAACTAGGAGTTAAATTCGGTTTGGGTAGAAAATCTCCTCTAATCCCGAACTTAGCCTAAAAAAGGCAATATTGCCTCACTTACAGGGATGGGATATTCTTCATGAATTCCTAGAGTTCCTCGTAGTTTTAGCGTTTGTACTTGGGGTAAAGTCCCTAAAGCTTCCATTTCTGCTTTCGATTTTGGGGGTGCATTTTCGGCGATAATTACTAACACTGGCAGCTTTAAATCAGCAAAATAATCGATAAATTGCTGACGATTAGTCACTGGATCCAGTTTACCCGTCACAAACGCAGCTGGGGCAAATCTAGCGTGAGGATGTTGAGTAATTTTATGTTTCTGGGCAATTAATTCGGGTGTTAATTTTTCCCCATCTACATAAACATGACGACTAGACATAAAACGCAGGAAAGCAGGAGTGGTGTTGAGAAAATATAACCCTTCTCCTAACAAAGGAAAACGCACCATTTCCCGCAAGAAATTACGCATTTCTGGGGACAATCCCATGGCACACAATGGACCCAACCAAGTGGGAGCAACTAAGACTAATTTATCTAGTAAATTGGGGTAATTTTTGGCTAAATTGAGGGCATATCCCGCCGCGTGACCTGCCGCAATAATGGTGACTGGTTGCTTAAAAGTGGACTGAACAAAATCAATTAATAATTGTTTAAAAATAGCGGGTTCGTAGTTGAGAATTGGTCGTTCAGAATCACCAAAACCCAACCAATCCAAGCTATATATTTGAAACTTTGTCGCTAATATTTTCCCTATCCCTGCCATTTCTCTGCGACTGGAAACGGTACTAAAAGCAGGTAATAATAAAACGGGTGTACCTTGTCCTTGAATATCGTAAACAATCTCAAAAGTTTGATTTTGCCACTGCCAAGAAAATTTCTGGAGATTAGCTGCGTCTGAAGTGACCACCATAACTATTACCTCATAGTTAACTAGATTGATTCTATCTTTAATCTAACTAAGAATAATTGCTTTTACTCGGCATTATATCATAATCAAGAGCAACCAAATTAATCTTTAATATTTAATTAATCTCTGAAAGATTAATAAGATACGGTTCTAAACTCCACGCAATTATTACTAGGATTATAGAGAGTGTAAACTGCTTTATTTAATTCTTTACCAACGCTACCAACCCCAATTAAACGCTTATCTTGAATCGTCAAAGTTTCCCTTGTTTGCCGTTTATCTAAAGTAGTAACAGTGCTAGTTAAATTAGCGGACTGTAAAGAATAATCAAAAACTTTTCCTGCGCGACCACAAAATAGATTATTAACTCCCATCCGTTGCAGTCGATCTAAAATTTGCCATGGGGGAGTATCGGGGGTTAATTCTTCACTAACACTGACAGTGCTGCCATGAATTAATAAACAATCCAACTCGACAAAACCAAAATCGAGATTTCGTAACCATTGCACCGTTTCTAAAGAAACTGCGTCCCAGAGTTGTTTAGTGCTATCAATTCCATATTTAGCGATTAATTCTGTCGGTTCTCCTGTTGCTCCCAAACTGTGTAAAATTAAACATTGTTCTTCCCACCATCCCCGACAAACCTGCGGATATAAGTTATTTTTAGTGGGATAACGTATTTGTTCCACCAGCATTTCACTATCGGGATTAACACCGATAAAATCTCCTAAAATATATAAATTTTCTACAGTAACTGACCGTTGCTGAAGATCTTCCAAGACCGCTTGATAGGCTGGTAAATTACCTTGAATACCGCTTAAAATCGCCCACATAATTTCTTGATTTATCACAAATTAACGTTCGCAAACATGAGTCGGATCATCGGCTTTTTCCGCATATTCTAGACCCTTAGCCAATCGCCAAGCGAAAATAGGAGGTAAACCCGATGCTAAAATAGCCTGACAGGTTTCTTGATAGTTATAGGCCACTTCTCGCAGTTGTACCGCTGCCGTTTCTCGATCGTAAATCACATAGGTGGCATTTGGACGACCGTGACGCGGTTCTCCCACCGATCCCACGTTGATGATACGTTTAACCGGTGTGGTAAATTGCCGCGACTGTTCCCCATCGGGTTGATACACTTTTATTTGCAAGCTTCCCTCGTCGAGAGTGCGAATGTAGGGGATGTGGGTATGTCCACAGAATAAAACCTCTGTATCTACCGATAAAACCCGTTCTAAAGCTGTAAAAGCGTCCATTTCGGCTAAAAGGTACTCATGGTTACTTTGGGGACTACCATGAACAAAACAGAGGTGATCTAGCTTAAAAATTTCGGGCAGTTTTGACAAATAATTACGGTTTTCTGGGGTGATCATTTGGTTTGTCCACTCATGAGCTAATCTACCGCGTTTTTCTGCTAAAAGCGACGGATAACTGCATTCACAGGCATTTAATCCCTCAACGATATCCTCATCCCAACACCCTTGTACTGTAGTAATCCCCAGTTGACGGATTTTTTCCACCACTTGGTTAGGATGGGGTCCATACCCGACTAAATCCCCTAAACAGTAGATTTCTTGACAACCCTGTTGGTCTAAATCTTGCAAAACAGCATTTAAAGCGGGCATATTGCCATGAATACAGGATAAAACGGCTATTTTCATCAGATTAACTCCATTTCTGGCTCTAAAGATTCTTGAAATTGTTGTTGATAATAGAAAAGTGCCTCATCGGACAGACAACAATCACTCAGGGTATCGGCAATTATCGGTTTATCGAGATTGCGACCGACGATTTCAATCCCACTGAAGCGATTCGGTCTCCCATCGAGATTTAAGGGGAAATTTAAGCTTTGAAAGTCTTTTTCTGGCCATTCATCCATAAATTCCCCATAAATACACTGACCATCGATGATATCGAAGATACTTTTAACCCGCAGCACTTCCCCATAGGCCCCTTGGGTTAATTCTGTCCAAAAGGTAGTTAAACTGGAAAAATCGAGGATTTCTCCCGTTAAAACGGCTCTATAAATCTGTATTTCTCGTTTTTTTAACCATTGATCACCTTTTATTGTCGTTTTGACGGGACTGATGACAATTTCATCGACGGGAACTTGTCCTTCGGGGATTTCTTCGTCTGGAGACGTAATCGCTACCCGATGACAATTGAGGGGTTTTAGAAAGCTTTCGAGGGATTGGGTGTCTAAATGCCATGGTACTTCCATATAGATCGTGTTTTCCATCGATAAACTGCTCAAAAGGTCTTCTTCTTCCCTAGAAATAGAGGACAACTGGGGAAAGTCACTCTGTAAAGTGAGATGATCAATGGGAAAAGTTTCCGTCTGGGGACTAAAATATAGACTTGGCTGCTTGCTCTGAGCGATTTGTTCGCGAATCCAATGGGTTTTTCCCGCAGCTATACCCCCCGTCACCACGATAATCATTCTGCTCCTTCTCTACTGTGGTAATGATAATCATTCTAGCATAAGTTAGATTGGGGCAAGTAATCTTCCTTAACCAATCCTCTCGACTTAGTAAGGTTATTTGGGGAAAAATTGGCGGTTTCTTGGGATATTAATCATGGTTATGGCTCTTTTCTCTAGGATACCATTGGCTTTGTCCATCGGGTAAATCAACTAAGATAATTCCCCTCATTTTTAATTGTGATCGCCGCTTCCGTGAAGTGCAAGGGTTTGCGATGTTCTCTAAGTTCATTAATGAACTTAGAGAACAAAGAGATGTAAAACCATTGGATCGAGGGTTCGTTAAATTTTAAAGTTTTTATCCATAAATTATTCATAAGTAGCTGGTTATAATTAAATTAAAAATGGATTTTAGGTTCGATCCCCCCTGCCCCCCTTGATAAGGGGGGTGCCGATCCCCCCTCAATCCCCCCTTTAATCTCCCCTTAATAAGGGGGGTGTCTGAAAACTTTTAACACCTACCTACTTAGTTTGTGCTTTTTAATTTTTTGAGAACTAGCCAAGCATTCGTTTAGTTGTGTCACAATTTCCTCTTTATTCAAATTTCTGCCGATAAAAACTAATTGATTGTTGGGTACAGTGTCCCATTCTACTGCTTGCAGATCGTAACGAAGACCGCTCAATTGAAAAATATGTTTTAAATCGCTTTGTTGAAACCAGAGAATACCTTTAGCTCGAAAAACATTGATCGGCATTTTTTCCGTGAGAAAAGGCTCAAATTTATCTAGATTAAATGGTTTATCGCTAACAAAGGAGACAAAATTAAAGTCTTCAGGAGATTGATTATCACTGGAGATTGGGCGATTTTTTTGAAAGTCTCTCAACTGGTTTTTATACAATTCTTCTTTAGTTAAACCTAGATCTAACAATAAACCCAAAGGAACCTGACCATAACTACTTTTTAGGAGTCTTATACCCTCTTTTTCTCGACGAATAAACTTTTCTAAATCATCTAATTTCTTGGAACTGACTCGATCTATTTTATTGAGAATTACCACGTCACCATAACGAATTTGACTAAGGGCAATATTACTATCAAAATGATCGGCAGTAAAGGTTTCAGAA contains the following coding sequences:
- a CDS encoding alpha/beta fold hydrolase, with protein sequence MVVTSDAANLQKFSWQWQNQTFEIVYDIQGQGTPVLLLPAFSTVSSRREMAGIGKILATKFQIYSLDWLGFGDSERPILNYEPAIFKQLLIDFVQSTFKQPVTIIAAGHAAGYALNLAKNYPNLLDKLVLVAPTWLGPLCAMGLSPEMRNFLREMVRFPLLGEGLYFLNTTPAFLRFMSSRHVYVDGEKLTPELIAQKHKITQHPHARFAPAAFVTGKLDPVTNRQQFIDYFADLKLPVLVIIAENAPPKSKAEMEALGTLPQVQTLKLRGTLGIHEEYPIPVSEAILPFLG
- a CDS encoding metallophosphoesterase family protein, which produces MWAILSGIQGNLPAYQAVLEDLQQRSVTVENLYILGDFIGVNPDSEMLVEQIRYPTKNNLYPQVCRGWWEEQCLILHSLGATGEPTELIAKYGIDSTKQLWDAVSLETVQWLRNLDFGFVELDCLLIHGSTVSVSEELTPDTPPWQILDRLQRMGVNNLFCGRAGKVFDYSLQSANLTSTVTTLDKRQTRETLTIQDKRLIGVGSVGKELNKAVYTLYNPSNNCVEFRTVSY
- a CDS encoding metallophosphoesterase family protein, coding for MKIAVLSCIHGNMPALNAVLQDLDQQGCQEIYCLGDLVGYGPHPNQVVEKIRQLGITTVQGCWDEDIVEGLNACECSYPSLLAEKRGRLAHEWTNQMITPENRNYLSKLPEIFKLDHLCFVHGSPQSNHEYLLAEMDAFTALERVLSVDTEVLFCGHTHIPYIRTLDEGSLQIKVYQPDGEQSRQFTTPVKRIINVGSVGEPRHGRPNATYVIYDRETAAVQLREVAYNYQETCQAILASGLPPIFAWRLAKGLEYAEKADDPTHVCER
- a CDS encoding CobW family GTP-binding protein, with amino-acid sequence MSSLIIPLSDSLPCLPKSGMPVTIITGFLGSGKTTLLNHILDNKEGLKVAVLVNEFGDINIDSQLLVSIDEDMVELSNGCICCTINDSLIETVYQVLEKEIPVDYLIIETTGLADPLPIILTFLATELKYLTRLDSIITLVDSETFTADHFDSNIALSQIRYGDVVILNKIDRVSSKKLDDLEKFIRREKEGIRLLKSSYGQVPLGLLLDLGLTKEELYKNQLRDFQKNRPISSDNQSPEDFNFVSFVSDKPFNLDKFEPFLTEKMPINVFRAKGILWFQQSDLKHIFQLSGLRYDLQAVEWDTVPNNQLVFIGRNLNKEEIVTQLNECLASSQKIKKHKLSR